The Alosa alosa isolate M-15738 ecotype Scorff River chromosome 17, AALO_Geno_1.1, whole genome shotgun sequence genomic sequence GCTGCACAGTAGGACCGCCGAGCCGACCACCGCATGCCACTGACCTGGGATCAGCCTGTGACACATATCGGAAGGAAAACAAAGCACCAGCACAACGCTATGTAAAAGTGTGACTGGGAGTTATTTAAGAGACTAAAACCACCCAGTTGTTTTGGACTCTCCCCATGCGTGTCCGTTTGACAGATGTGGCGTGCATAATGCCTGTGGAGCCTGGCCTCGCCCGCGCCTCGGACTGCCAGTGCCAGGGAATGTGGGGGAAGAGCAGGACGGAGCACGGTATCAAGCAGCCAATTACACACTGAGCGAAGGACAAGCAACCTTCCCAAAACAACCACTCCTATCTGCAAGTAGGAGTTCTGCTCCGATAACCAAAAGaaacaaaatcaacaaacaTCCAATATAATGATGCTTCTTAACCCTCCTGGATCAGAAAACAAAAAGTTTTTGGGTACATTGCTGTGTCATGAACTTAGTGTTTTGACAGCAAAAACCCTTTCCCAGTCTTTGAGCCATTTGGACGCTGCTCAGAAGACACCGGTCCGGTAATATCCTGTCAGTAAGATCAAACCCGTGTTATGAGCATGTTATTCCAACATCGCCGGAGTACATAAAAACCACACACTTATTCACTGTAAGTTTCCCTGTGACACTGGGTTGACCTTCTCGTATAGCCGTAGTGGGCACTTGCTGCCGTTGCTATTGAATGCTCGGGAGACCTGTGGAGGCCACCCCACTGGGTTCCCACAGTGTGGATTTGCCCTGACTAACACATCTGACGCGAGGGATAAACAGGGTGTGGTGCACagttatcctctctctctctctctctctccccctctgtctttttctctctctgcgtgcctttctcactcattctctctctatttcactctctctgtccctttcttactcattctttctctctgaccCTTTCCcacttgttctctttctctctctctctctcccagtccctttctcactcattctctgtctctctttgtccctttctcactcgttctctttctctgtctgtctctctgtcctgttctcactcattctctctgtccctttctcactcactatctctctctctggcccgttctcactcattctctctcttctgtctctctctctctgttcccagCTCTCTATCTCATGCCCTCCTTATCTAGTGTTGTAATGTGGACATGGTGCTGACCAGGATTGCTGTAATGCTTATCTTTAGTCTTGCTCCGCTTCAGCCCAACCTGTTGTGCGTATAATTTGATTTTGCTGTGCAGTAATCCTCTCGCTCTGAGAGTGGCTCCCCCGCGGGACCCCCTTCGAGCCAGCCAGTGATTTAATGCAAGTGCTGCTTTTGATTAATTACTGCGTCCACATGTAGGCTTAGTGACTATGCCTCAATACATTGAAATGGAACACAAAGCCTTATGCTATGCGCTGTATAGAAGCAgcagcatgtgcatgtgtgtacgcaTGTTTAAGTCTTTGGGCATTATGGAATGCTATGCTTATATATGTACTCACACATGCtaatgtcagtcagtcagtcagtcagtcagtcattttgTGTGACGGGGTATGCTTAGATTTATGTTTCCATCACATTTACTTAGAAGCCATGAagtctaccacacacacagtgtccacaGGAATATGTTTTTAAACTCAAGGCTTGGTACCCACTCTTGaaatgacatcacacacatagcAGGAGTTATCACTCACAGACATCAGCAACAGGAATGCGGCAACCCTTCCAAAGAATGTGCACGTTGGGAAACAAGACAGAGCTCCATTTGTTATGCCTGCAAGaaaactgtcttgtttttgAAGGGCATTATCTTATTGCAGATGATGATGCCAAAATGATCCTAAGGTTCTTTAATGCAATAATTGAGCCCGGATTTAAAGGACCTGGTCATACGTGCATAGCACCTATCAGGTTACATCTGCCCAAAAATATACAGCGATTCATCAATGCTGCTGACAGCTTGCAGAAATCACTCATCACACATGCTCCTAGAAAGGCTTAACACACTGGTCTTGTCTGGGCCAAACACTCATCGCCTATCAGACCTGGGTTTATCAGATAGTGCAAGATCAGTGCTCTGTAGGAAACTGCGCATAGTGAACTGTGTTTATGCCCTCGGTATTAACACAGAACTCTAAATGCTGCAGCAACAGTAAAATCTTGAGCCCCAGGCCTTTGGAGGCCGTTTGCACCTATACATTAAACATGTGTCTCGTGTGTGTAAAGCAAATCCCTCTTCAGGGTCCAGTGAGTTCTCAGTGACCTGGATGTGATCCAGCGGTCTCCGATGTCTGGACAGGGAGTGCTGCAAAGGAGCGTTATCTGAAGTCGTCACTGCCACTGTATATGCTTGGCTGTGACAAATGGCATTTTCCATTTTGTGCTCtgcgttttgttttcatttactgTACGATGCCTGAGGCATTTGGGACACAGttaggaaaaggagagagagagaaaaacaaacaggtATTTAAACCAGAGGGTCTTCTAATTGCAATTAGTTCCTGGTGAGCCAGAGTTTACCATCAATAAACTGTGAGAGTTTGTAATTTAGGTAAcgagtgtggggtgtgtgtgtgttgcatccgTCCCTCAGAGAGGACTTCTGGTGAGGCTCTGCTGGCCCTTGTGAGATGGCTGATGTCATGAACTCGTGATTTAACAGTAGAATGTGAAGACAGggcatagagagaaagaaagagcataTGTGAgttaaaaacatttaaaataggACTAAAGTAAAACAGATTAGGGGAGAAACCAGAAATCTATTTTCAGACACTGAACCAGCATGGTTAGGCTATTTTCTAAAAACCCCTTGTTATTTAGGCTTTGATGTTGCACAGACATGACAAGTCTTTGATCAAACAaagatgtttattttatttaatgcagTCATACAATACACAGTTTCCAATAGCACATGTGTTCCTTAGATGTTGGACTGCAGTTTGGGCGCTCAAGTCTTCATCACGGTCCCCTCCATGAACTCAGTACTGTCCAGGCACTTCCCACTGCACCTCCAACTACTGCCACTGCAGCCTTCGCTCCCAAAGACAAGCCTGCTGCCCCTagaccacacaacacaaaccacatacacaccaagCCAAGCACAGGTTTTGGTTTAACATGTCATTAAACCATAACATAAAGTATTcaattaaacatttatttaacatAAAGTAGATGATGCAAAATGGTGAGGCAAGTCCCCCACACTCGACAGCCAGATGGACTAGCTGCACGAAAAGCTCTCTGTgagcttgtttgttttctgtggaGCCAGGTGTTTTTGAACCTGTCGCTATTCTGAATGTAATTAGTGGCAATTAGTGTCTACACGTCCTTCTTTATTGCAACATGCCGAGTCACTTGGTGCAATACTTAACCGGGTCCGTGTAGACTGACTAATGGACCACCAGGTGAccttcactttgtgaatgagtttggtttaccgttacattttacattacatattaatttagcagacactgttctTGACTTGCaaatgtcaactatattacaagggagcagcttggggttaagtgccttgctcaagtgcacagcggtggaagccaggaattgaacccacaaatTTTCatgctactgcacgctagcccagctccttaaccactacactaccagtTCCACCACCACCGTCCACCTTACCAGCTGACTGGAGAACAGCCACCAAACTCCCAGCTGCCACCCCACCTCCGTTGGCCACTGCAGCACCAGACATCATGCCAGCGGCAGTAGAGCCAGCCGCGATGCCCGCTGAGCCGAAGCCTATGGCAGACAGAGCCGCCGGTGCCATGACCAGGGCTCCAACTATAAGACAGCAGAAATTTAAAAACACACTAAACACTAACGACACAGACTTTGTTCACTCTTCATCTCTGATACAAAAATAGAAGACAATTCAGAGGGCAAATATGTGGAATCAGTCAGAAATAAGGGATTTTACTTACCTGCTCCGATAGAGGCCTTGATCACAACACCCACTGAAACAAAGCAAACATTTTAGAGAGCTTTACAAGTCTCATCTCTGAATTGCCTATAAGCCACACCTTTTCTGGAAGGCTTTTCCTGTTGTGTGTTACACAGACAGTGCATCCCATCTACTCTATTTACAGACAGCCCCTCTACTGCACCTCTAGTGAATGagcatgttaaaatgctgaaggATGCTGAAGAGGTTTAGTATCGGAGTGAAAACAAAGGAGAAGAATACAATAGAATACAGTATGCTGTTGTTGATGCTAATGCTAAGTGTGACAGGAAAACAAGTTACTCACCAGTGCCACCACCGATCATTTTAGATTCGACCAGCTGGCTAACAATACACTGCTTCTTCGCCAGGAACAGACTCCCTTTTGATTTCCTTTCCAACTCTGAGGCAAAGTGCAGTTATCTGAGCTTGTCAGGGGGAAATAGAGTCTTGATTTAATAGGtggttttcttcttcttcttcttttatgGCTGTCAACCAGCTTTTTGGTGCATAAACGCCACCATCTGGACTGGAGTGTGGATCAAGATATTAAGCCTTATGTAACAGGATGGACTGTGGGCATGGGGTGTAGTATTAGGCTTGTTCGACTTcggccgtttttttttttttaaaacatattttaaaaaaattgaaatgaagttgtatggactggactatgtttttttttttttttttttaaacggcaacaaaattgtgaatttccagagcgtgttactctacactcggcaatcgactcctacggactttcccctaaagacaccagctgcagcagcaacatttccggaaaggtactggcttgatgaaattcattctgaactctctatccgaccacataaagacctcgggatacttcgatttggctttagggaccctctactcactaccacgtaagtgtaatgttgtttggaactgtagaagaggtataaaaatagcgttttgtagcggcgaaatgacttgccctggtcacttccaggctaacgagttttgactaaaagcggtaaaatcgaactttctcaaaacacatccgaatgacatgattttgatgtcaactcatcgtatgtactcccaatcatccgtaaattgatctaaagtgcattttactccggataattcctttaagtgcCATCCGTTCTACTAAGCACCGCGGCACTACCGAGTCTGCCTTATGTCCAGAGCactaggttacactgattccaCAACAGCTAAGGGAGGGTTAGGCACTCCGCTAACGCATCGTGccaacaacgccccttagctgttgtggAATCGGTGTAACCTacagcctctcggggcttattgcttaactAAGTACTCACGATTGCTAATTTCTAACAGCATAGCATTACACAGCAGGCTGCAGCCACAGGCTCATTTTACACCATGTGACGCAAAAGTACACAATATAAAGATATAAACAAGATAACTCCATAATAAATCAAACAAAGTGTACAGAAAGTAAATATAGGTAAAGTGATAGTTATACAAGTAGTGGAAGACACAAAATATAGGGTtctatcatgacagtctaatGCGCATCGTCACTcctcaaaagcttattcaaatttagtaggatgtccagtccacattgggagggttttcgttatcaaacgtcgagtgcatggcgcaacaaggtgttcctagatTTCTTAATCAgtaatgggtgtgtttggggcgtaacatcatttaaaccaatgagaatgacatctgtcattccctttaacggtgcaaagcgcgatgtcaaagaatgcatcagtattttgacattcaacggcgcatttgaaggaggctgcttgcgagaccgtgggccctatcatgacagtctaatGCGCATCATCACTCCTCAAAAGCTTATataaatttagtaggatgtccagtccacattgggagggctTTCGTTATCGAACatcgagcgcatggcgcaacaaggtgttcctaggtttcttaatcagtcatgggtgtgtttggggcgtaacatcatttaaaccaatgagaatgacatctgtcattccctttaacggcacAAAGCGCGACGTCAAAGAAtgcattttgacattcaacggcgcatttgaaggaggctgcttgcgagaccgtatagaatagtcattccactaaaccctgctttactaaaacctagcatagccttcacacatttgcactcctctattatttgaactcattggcaaagtgaaactaagtgtcagtcaacgacaagacagttaaatgcagttactttcactattgactgacaatgggttaccatcgaaaacataggacaaaaaacaacacttaccctaatatagctcaaatgactgaataaaaaaacatttatcctgcagaggagttgcttatatctcgtgacagtgcgtcttcagctgtgctccatacatgtctttcgcctctcccctaatcacttttaaccgttaTTACCAATTtgtaaatgatggtgaataactataacctgactctcgccagatgaatttcattcagcctagcttcactcatccatctgggatcaatccattggagtggtgcttcagaaggctgggccttattaaaaaatccttgcataagattggataagccacttttccgtcatctattgacgtgctacttcaaccactcacatcgaagccaacccgtgacgctatgaacagtctcacagtcgcttctacgctacatCACATccatgaaactcccgccctgcgtcctgattggctctaccatacaatcttgtgctgaaatcactctcaacggaaccaATCcaagatggatgtgagtggagctaggcggaacgaaattcatctggcgagagtcaggttagaataactactcatcatgagatgtacagtattttgtaatatcttttttctaattatgtttccattgtaatcgtgcaatttgtaatgttttgcatggacatgcgctggtgtgcgttcatggatgatagaaggatggtgcgttgtgcacccgccaatatgactgttgacaatgcactcttaaaataacatataaacaactcgccatagacttctgaccaggtgtacaatagcgatttttagacaatgcgctaagccactacctaagttgttaattgccacacccctgggcgcattgtttaaaaaataagcgtgcaaaataagaaaatacactttgtgccgggtggaaaacgagttttaagccatgcgccagggtgcaaaatatGGCCCATAGCCTGAAAGGACAGATAACAAGTCAAgtacagtcaagtcaagtcggcttttattgtaaatttctttacatgcactggtcatacaaagaattgaaattttgtttcttactttcccatacATAACATACCTCTTCCCCAGAGTGACAGAGACAGGGAAGAGGTAAAGATCACAGCAAAATATGAATAAGAAAATTTGAGGGAACAGGAAACTAGAGGCCCACAAGGACTCCCACTGTACTGAACACATATGTGGTGTGTCAAggcaaaaaacatatttttgtaattataaaataatacaaatgtgACCTGTTACACCTGCTTAAAGAAACTGGAATCTGAAAACAGGTCAaagcgatcgagaaaaactgtaatgtgatgaaaaggTAAGTGCGCTAAGAAATAAACTATTGGCATTTTATTCATACAATGTAATTGTGCTCACTGCAACTTTAGTAATTCTAAACCCACCAAACCCACACCAAACAGACTAGTAGAGGACTGTGAGAAGCAATATGACAAAGATGGGATTAGATCACAGAATGTGCATTTAAATGTGCCTTGTGCATGAGAGCCATCTCTCATGAGGAGCTGTGAGCTGTGACTTGGAGTGCACAAGTACTATTACGGCAAGTGAACATAAACATTTTATAGCTGGGTGTTACAGGGctatggggggggggtgcaaacaCTGCTATGTTTTGACTCGTGACAAGGGAACCAACTGTACACTGCCCATATTCTGATTTGGGAACAGTAGTTGGGGAGCTGATGTGTGGCGCGATGCAGGTGGTCTGGCTGCATGCTGAACACTTGACCAGCAGTGAATTCGTTCCCTGTTCGGAACCCTGGCAGTTTTCCACCAAGGTCTTGGCTGTGTTTATGTTCTAATTAATCATTAGATGACTATACTGTATCGTTCAGTCAGTGGACTTTATttttcctgtgtgtgcgtgcctttaACTAGCCGCCTTTAGCTTAAACGCGCATTGCACTCTTGTGTAAACACCCAGCGGATGTCAAACATTAGGGTTCAACTCTTGGGGGATGTGTTAGGAAATGGTGTTTGTTTTACCAAATCATTAGATTTTTTAACAGATTTTGCACATGCTCTCCCATAACCTGaccctcttgctctttctctgcctctctccccctcatttctctctctctctctttctctctctctctctctcacatagacacacacacacacatacacacacacacacacttttgtcctcctttttttcttctggGTTTGAACACAACTAAGTTAGTGAGTGCTTGGATGAAGAGAGAATATGATCCCGTTTTCAAAAAAGTAGGGGGACGGTGTGTAAATGTAACTTTAATTACGTAAACCTAAATTTAGTTGCAAAAAagaacatagacaacatatcacattttgaaaatgacacatttttgtatatttatttatgacaatgtaatgccagaaatatgtcttaaaaaaaaaataaggagGAACATTTCAAAACTAATTAGATTAACTGACAACATGATTGTGTATAAAGAACATCCTCAGTCACATCTCTTTGATGTAATGATGTAAGGGTAgtcattactgtgaaaaacTGGGCAAATAATGCAACAATGTTAAATGATGCTCCTCAATGTAAAATTGAGATTGTGGAGTTTGGAGATAATCATCATCTAATACATAACATCATTACTATATTCAGGGAATCAAGAGAAATCTCTGTACAGGGGACAGGGCTGAAAAATAACATGGGATGGCCATGATCTCTGgggcctcagatggcactgcattaaaaacaGACCTGTTTCTTTAATGAAAACCATTGCATAGGCTCAGGAAAACTTCTGATGACCATTGTCTATAAACACAGTGACACTCCATCCACAATGCTGGTTAAAACGCAACCATGCAAAGATGAAAGCATTTCATCATGACATGCCACCATCCTCTCTGGGTCCCAAGTCTTATAAGATGGACAAAGACAAAGTGGAAACTGTCCTGTGGTCAGACCAATTTAAAATGTGACATTCTTTGAAATCATGATCTCTGGGCATATTCTGGGCTAAAGTGGACAGGGGAAAATAGGCTGCACTTTGGTTCAGAACTCTAAGAAACCAAAAAAGAGACAGTGAAGCCGGCTTCTGCTCCTGTGTTtttaaagaggagagggaccaTCCAACTAGGAGGATTTAGCCCACAGTTCAAAAGCCAGCATCCATGATGGGGTGCATCAGTGCCTATGGCATTGGCAGTTTGCACATCTGGAAATACACAATTAATGACGAATGGTATATACAGGCTTTGGAGCAACAAGCTACCATCCAGATGTCTTTTTCAGAGAAGGCCTTGGATATTTCAGGAAGACAATGCCAAACTGCATTCTGCACAGCATGGCTCCATAGTAGAAGCGTCCAGGTGCTGAAATAGCCTGCCTGTAGTCCAAACTTGTCACATTTGGTGCACCATGAAACGGAAAACATAGCAAAGTACACCACAGACTGTTGAGCAGCTGAAATATAAAACAAGAATGTCTCAAAATGTCATCCTCTTAACACCAGCAACAGCTCTCCACAGTTACCAATGTTGTTAAAAAGAGGAGATGATGCAACACAATGGTAAACATGcaacattaaaaatatattatatattttccaaaagaaaaataaattctGTCCTTCAACAGCTGGTATGTTGTCTTTGCACTATACTCAAAATATGGTTTAAATGATTTGAAACGATCACATTATgtctttatttacattttacacagcgtCCCATTCCCATTTTGGAAACAGGGTTGTATATGATGAAGACTTGTATAGccaacaagaaagagagagagaaagaaagaaagagagaaagagagagagagatcagtatTTGTATGCATCTGCAGACAAATTTagacatgcatatacacacacatggaaatcaCTACAGACCATCCCATAATGTGTTTAGAGTGAAACTGACTGTGAAGTGCTATGTGTTTCCCCCGGGGAGCCATATTAACTGCATGTGCCTTTGAAACAGGCCCCTGCATCTCCAGGCATTTCAACACACTTCTGGGCCAGCGTGTCAACTGTGAGTGTTGGCGGCGAGTTACAGTATGAGCGCCAATTGCCATCCCCCTTGTGACCTCATCTCTATGAGACGCCTTTCATCACCTGTACCCATCTGTGTCATCTGGTCATTGTAGTTTTTAATGGAAGcctgttttaagtatttttCTGATACAGTTTAATATTCATCCATACAATGTGAGGATGGCCTTCCCTGACATCATAGTTCATGAAAGAAATCTGGAATGAATATGACGGGTGATTGACCTTTGATGTTACGTTTCGTGGTTGAAAGGCTGGGAAGAGTTTGACGTTTGTCTTGTTCTCTTCAAGACCAGG encodes the following:
- the LOC125310971 gene encoding interferon alpha-inducible protein 27-like protein 2A, with the protein product MIGGGTVGVVIKASIGAVGALVMAPAALSAIGFGSAGIAAGSTAAGMMSGAAVANGGGVAAGSLVAVLQSAGAAGLSLGAKAAVAVVGGAVGSAWTVLSSWRGP